CAGCGGTTTCCTCCGCCGCCGCGGCCGCCGCCTCTTCGACCACCGCCGGGTCCGCGACCGCGCTCGGCTCCGGAGCCGGCTCCGGAGCGGGAGTGAAGTCGATCAGCGAATCGTCGTAAACCAGCTCCGCGACCGGAACCGAGGACGTCACCTCGACCCGCACCTCCGAATGCGCCCCGCACCCGTAAGCCACGTCCACGACGTGCCCGTCCGCGGGCGCGATGTCGTTGGTGCAGGCGCCGAAGGAGCCGCGCAGCGAACCCGCCAGCGGCACGAAGAACCCGCAGGTCCCGCAGGTCGCGGGCGCGCTCCGGGCCATGTCCGAACGCGGGCCGAACTCGCCGCTGTGCCAGCGGGCGGCCGCGTCCAGCCGGCCGTAGCGCGAGAGGACGTGCACCCGGCCGAGGCCGACTTCCATCGCCGCTTCCTCGACGGCCGGGTCGTCCGACTGGAGGTACGCGGGCGAAAGGCGCGGGTCGTCCTTGTCCGCCGGGAAGAGGTCGCCGACGCCGAGGTCGCCCGCGCGCACGCGCTGCTCCCACGGCACCCAGGCGGGCGCGACCAGGGCCTCCGGGCCCGGCTGCAGCACGAGCTCGCTCACCGTGACCGGCTCGTCCGGCCCGGCCACCGCGACGGTGACCGACCAGCGCCAGCCGCCGTAGCCCGGCACCGAGGCCTCGAAAAGGTGGCTCGCCGAGACCGCGTCCTCGCGTTCCACTCCGACGTGCTCGCCGACCTGGTCAGCGGGTGCTTCCGCCAGCACGGCCTCCCGCGCCACCTCGACGGCGTCCGCGAGCTTCCGGTGGAGAGAGCCGTCGTCCAGGGTCAACAGCAGCGTCATACCCCCAATTGTGCCGCACGCATCCGCGCCGCCCGTGCCAGGCTGTTCCTCGTGCGAACCCGGATCGTCTGGCCCCTGGTGGCCGCCGCCGTGCTCGGCGGATGCGCGGGCACCCAAGCCGTGCCCGCCCAGCCCGAACAGCTCGCCGTCCAGGTGCTCGGAACGCTGCCGCACGACTCGACGGCCTTCACCGAAGGGCTCGAGTACTCCGGCACGACGCTGTACGAGAGCCGCGGGCTCGAAGGCAAGTCCGCGCTCACCGCGGGTCCGGCCGGCGGAACGCCAGCCAAACAGGTGACGGTGCCGTCGCCGCTGTTCGCCGAGGGCATCACGGTGCTCGGGCCGAAGCTGTGGCAGCTGACCTGGCGCGACGGAATCGCGATCGAGCGCGACTCCCAGACGCTCGCCGAGCTGCGGCGGGTCCGCTACGACGGCGAGGGCTGGGGACTGTGCCACCAGCCCAACGGGCGGCTGGTGATGAGCAACGGGTCATCCAGCCTCACGTTCCGGGACCCGCAAACGTTTGCGGTCACCGGTTCCGTCGAGGTCGGCCAGGACCAGCTGAACGAACTGGAGTGCGTCGGCGACACCGTCTACGCGAACGTCTGGCAGACCGACACGATTCTGCGCATCGACGCCAACACCGGACGGATCACCGCGAAGATCGACGCCAGCGGGCTGCGCAAGCCCGCCCGGCCCGGCGAGGACGTGCTGAACGGCATCGCCGCCATCCCGGGCACCGACGAATTCCTCCTCACCGGGAAGCTGTGGCAGTCGTCGTTCCGCGTGAAGTTCGTCCCGGAAAATCAGCGAACCGGCACGTGAGCGGGCGGTGCGGGACCCCGATGAGGCAGGATTGAACCGTGGCCCTCTTCAGCTCGCGCTCCGGTTCCGACAGCCCCCTCGGCGGGCAGTCGGGCAAAGGCCGTGGGAAGAAGAAGCGCCGCTGGACTCCCGAGCCCGGCGCGGCACGGGCCCGCCAGTGGCGCGAGGCCCCGCCGACCCGGGTCGATCAGGCCGTTGACCAGCGCGTTCGCCAGGTTCCGCCGGAGTACGCGCCGGAGCCGCCGCGGGCCCGTCCGGAGCGCATCCCGCCCGAACCGCCGCGCGGCCGCCCGGCCGAACCGCCTCGCGCGTATCCCGGACGCAGCGCGTTCTACGACGACGTGCCGCCGTTCACGCCGAACGCCGACGAAGCGCCCACCGGTGCCGCCCCGATGGGACACCGTCCGCCTCCGCCGCCGCGCGGTGCCCGGCCGTACCCGCCGCGCGACCACCGCACCGAGCCCGTCCACCCGCGGCCGTACGAGGACCGGCCCGGCAGCGCCGGCTACGAGCACTACGACACCGGCGGCTACGCGGGCGAGCCTCGCGTCGACGATCTGCAGGACGAAGCGCTGAACACCACGGCCGTCCCCGGTGCCGGGTCGATTCCGAAGCTGCCGAAGAAGCTCACCGTCACGCGGGTCGCCGCGCTGCGCAGCCGTCAGCTGAGCGGACAGGCGATCGGCGCGTTCCAGCGCGCGACCAAGGCGGACGGCGCGGACAAGTCCGGCCTCACCTCGCTGATGTACGCGGTGATGCTGAACTACGCCAGCGACGCCGCGATGGCGATCGCGCTGGCCAACACGCTGTTCTTCGCCGCGACCAGCGGCGAGAGCAAGGGCAAGGTCGCGCTGTACCTGCTGATCACGATCGCGCCGTTCGCGCTCGTCGCGCCGGTGATCGGCCCGGCGCTGGACCGGATCCAGCGCGGCCGCCGGCTCGCGATGTGCGTGTCGTCGATCGGGCAGGGCCTGATGGCCGTGGTGATGGCGCTGCACTTCGACGACTGGCTGCTGTACCCGGCGGCGCTCGGGATGATGGTGCTGTCGAAGTCGTTCACCGTGCTGAAGGCGGCGGTCACGCCGCGCGTGGTGCCGCCGGAGATCACGCTGTCGAAGACCAACGCGCGGATCACCGTGTTCGGCCTGATCGCGGGCGGCGTGTTCGGCGCGCTGGCCAGCGGCGTGAGCAGCCTCACCAACTCCTCCGGCGCGCTGTGGTTCACCGCCGCGATCTGCGTGGCCGCGGCCGTGCAGTCGATGCGGATCCCGTCCTGGGTCGAGGTGACCGAGGGCGAGGTCCCGACGTCGCTGTCCGCGCGGCCGGAGCCGAAGCAGAAGCGGCGGCGCCAGCCGATGGGACGGCACATCGTCGTTGCCTTGTGGGGCAACGGTTCCGTCCGCGTGCTGACCGGGTTCCTGATGATGTTCGCCGCCTTCGCGGTGAAGGCACAGACCGAACACGCCGGGCACAGCCCGTTCGTGCAGCTGCTGTTGCTGGGCATCATCGGCGCGGCGGCCGGCGTCGGCGGATTCGTCGGCAACGCGCTGGGTTCGCGGCTGCACTTCGGTTCGGCGGACCAGGTGATCGTCGCCTGCGTGGCGGCGTGCGTCGTGACCACGCTGGTCGCGACCCTGCTGCCCGGCCTCGCCACGGCGGCCATCGTCGGTCTCATCGGCGCGACGGCCAGCGCGCTGGCGAAGATCAGCCTCGACGCGGTGATCCAGGAAGATCTGCCGGAGCAGTCGCGCGCGTCGGCGTTCGGGCGTTCCGAGACGGTGCTGCAGCTGTCGTGGTGCATGGGCGGCGCGGTCGGGCTGCTGCTGCCGCCGACGTACTGGATCGGCTTCCTGGTCGTGACGCTCTTGCTGGCGGTCGGCCTGACGCAGACCTTCCTGGTGCAGCGCGGCGGTTCGCTCCTGCCCGGGCTCGGCGGCAATCGCCCGTTGCGCCCGGAGCCGACCGGCAGCTTCCCCGCCCCCGGGCCCGCGCGAGGCCGCCGGTAATCTCGGGCCATGCGACGTTCCCGGGTGGTGGCCGTGCTCGCGGCCGGTGGTTTCGCGGTGGCCGGCTGTTCCGCGCCGGGCCCGGCCGAGGTGACTTTCTACGCCGACGGGCACACGATCAACGTCGCGCCGATCGGCAACTGCGACATCAAATCCGGCGTGTGCGCGGCCAATCCCGGCGCGACCGGCAAGCTCAAGGTGCGCCCGGGCCGGTCGGTGCAGATCTCGGTGCCGAAGGAAATCGCCGAGACGCCGTGGAAGGTCACCGTGCAGTACGTGAACGGCAAGGGCGAGCCCCAGCCGCTCAAGGAGGACATCATCACCTCCCGCGACCGCTACGCCTACACCGCGACCCCGCCCGCGAAGGACGACCAGATCGTGGTGGTCGAGATCGCGCAGGCGTCGGTGGTCAGCCGCACCGGCGACCCGAACGACGCCGAGGCGGTCACGACGGCGCTGTGGTCGCTGCAGGTCCAGCCTGCTTGAGTCTTCGAAAAGCCGCGAAGGGCTCCGCGCCGGGATTCCCGCGCGGAGCCCTTCACTGTTTTTCAAGCGGTGGCATCGCCGATCACGGGTCGAGGTCGCGCGCGACCGCCCGCATGATCTCCGCGATCTGCTTGGTGTTCTTGCGATCCGGGTACCGGTTGCGCCGCAGGTCCGGCTGGACCTTCAGCTCCAGCAGCTTGATCATGTCCTCGACGAGGCCGTGCAGCTCCTCCGCGGGACGGCGGCGCGCCTCGGCGACCGACGGCGGCGGGTCCAGCAGCCGGACGGAGAGCGCCTGCGGTCCGCGCCTGCCGTCGGCCACGCCGAACTCGAGCCGCTGCCCGGCTTTCAGGCCCTCCACGCCGTGGGGCAGCGCGGCCTTGCGGATGTAGACGTCCGCACCGCCGTCTTGCGTGACGAAGCCGAACCCCTTCTCCGCGTCGTACCACTTGACCTTGCCGGTCGGCACTTCCCTCACCAGTCCTTCTGCTGTGCAGGTCACGACGAACGCGCCCCGAGCGATCTCGAGGCGCGCGTCCGACAAGCGTATCTCGCCACAGGCGCTGGGGAGAAGCGGATAGTCCCGTTACTCTCACCCCCCATGGAGAACAAAGCGAAGCAGACCGGCAAACCGATCCTCATGCGGCTCGGCATCGGCCTGTTCGCCATCGGCATGCTCGCGGTGGCGACGGTGTTCGTGCTGTTCGCCGCCGGGCTCGAGAACCTGCCGGTGTGGCTCAGCGCGGCCGCCGGGGTGATCACGCCGCTCGGCCTGCTGCTCGGGCTGATCGCGCTGATCCAGGAAGCCCGCGCCGGAAAGCACGGCTGAGCAGCGGTTACACCGCGGTCTCCACGAACGTCCTGGCAAACCACTCGGGGAACTCGACCAGCGAGTCGAACACCACGTCCGCGCCCTCGGCGGCCAGTTCCTCGCGGGTGCACGGCCCGGTCGCCACGGCCACGGACACCGCGCTGGCCGCTCGCGCGCCCCGCACGTCGCCGAGGTGGTCGCCGACGTACGCCCGCGCGTCGTGTTCCAGCAGGGCCGCCGCCTTCTGCGTGGACCACAGCTCGCCCACCAGCGCGTCGACCCGCATGCCCAGCGCGTCGAGGTGCATCTGCGCGTTGGGCCCGTACTTCCCGGTGACCACGAGCGTCCGCCCGCCCGCCGCCCGGACCGCGTGCAGCGCCTCGGCCGCGCCGGGCAGCGCGACCGTGCTCGGCACGACCGTCTCCGGGTACAGCTCGCGGAACTGCCAGATCAGCTCGGGGATCCGGTCCTCGGGCGCGCCGAAGTCGCGCAGCGCCTGATCGAGCGGCGGACCGAGGTTCGAGGCGAACGCCTCCCCGTCGAACGGCAGCCCGGACTTCTTGCCCAGCGCGTTCATCGCCGCGACCATGCCCGGCCGCGGGTCGATCAATGTCATGTCGAGGTCGAACCCCACCGTGATGCCCACGGCCCACACGGTAGCCGTCCGCACCGACAATTCCTCTCCCGTTGCTGTACACGTGGACCATCCAGGTAAAGGTTCTTGACACAGATTCAGCCTGTGTCAAGCTGGCGGTGTGACCAGCTTCACCGAGCGGACCAAGGCGACGCTTCGCGAGACGCTGCTGGACGCGGCCGCGGATCTCCTTCCCGACCGCGGCCATCAGGGCCTCCGGATGGCCGACGTCGCCGCGAAAGCCGGGGTCAGCAGGCAGACGGTCTACAACGAGTTCGGCAGCAAGGCGGCGCTCACGCAGGCCGTCGCGCTGCGCGTCGCGGCGGAATTCCTCGACGGCATCCGCTGCCGGTTCGAGGACGCCGAGAGTTTGCTCACGGGGATCCGCGGCGCGGTCGTCTACACCATCGAACACGCCAGGGAGAACCGGCTGATCGCGGCGGCGCTCGGCACCGAGGCAGGCGAGGATCTGCTGCCCTTGCTGACCTCGCGCGGCGAGCCGATCCTCACCGCGTCGGCCGAACTCGCGACGCAGCAGTACCTCGCGCTCGAACCCCGGCTCACCCCGGAATCCGCCGCGCTGCTCGCCGAAACGGTGGTCCGGCTGTCGCTCAGCCACCTGGTGCTGCCGACGCATTCCGCACCCGAGGCCGCGGAGTCGATCCTCGCGGTGCTCGCCCCCGCCATCGACCGATTCGTCCACAATGGAGTGAAACGAGAGGGCCAGTCATGACCGAGACGCTTCCGGAGCTGCGCAGCGGATTCTCGTCCCTGCGCAAGGGCGGCCTGAACTGGGACTCGTTCCCGTTGCGGCTGTTCGTCAAGGGGAACAAGAAATTCTGGAACCCGGCGGACCTCGATTTCAGCAAGGAACGCGAGGGCTGGGACAGCCTGACGCCCGAACAGCAGCGCTCGACCACCTACCTGGTGGCGCAGTTCATCGCGGGCGAG
The nucleotide sequence above comes from Amycolatopsis sp. AA4. Encoded proteins:
- a CDS encoding cold-shock protein — protein: MPTGKVKWYDAEKGFGFVTQDGGADVYIRKAALPHGVEGLKAGQRLEFGVADGRRGPQALSVRLLDPPPSVAEARRRPAEELHGLVEDMIKLLELKVQPDLRRNRYPDRKNTKQIAEIMRAVARDLDP
- a CDS encoding MFS transporter, which gives rise to MALFSSRSGSDSPLGGQSGKGRGKKKRRWTPEPGAARARQWREAPPTRVDQAVDQRVRQVPPEYAPEPPRARPERIPPEPPRGRPAEPPRAYPGRSAFYDDVPPFTPNADEAPTGAAPMGHRPPPPPRGARPYPPRDHRTEPVHPRPYEDRPGSAGYEHYDTGGYAGEPRVDDLQDEALNTTAVPGAGSIPKLPKKLTVTRVAALRSRQLSGQAIGAFQRATKADGADKSGLTSLMYAVMLNYASDAAMAIALANTLFFAATSGESKGKVALYLLITIAPFALVAPVIGPALDRIQRGRRLAMCVSSIGQGLMAVVMALHFDDWLLYPAALGMMVLSKSFTVLKAAVTPRVVPPEITLSKTNARITVFGLIAGGVFGALASGVSSLTNSSGALWFTAAICVAAAVQSMRIPSWVEVTEGEVPTSLSARPEPKQKRRRQPMGRHIVVALWGNGSVRVLTGFLMMFAAFAVKAQTEHAGHSPFVQLLLLGIIGAAAGVGGFVGNALGSRLHFGSADQVIVACVAACVVTTLVATLLPGLATAAIVGLIGATASALAKISLDAVIQEDLPEQSRASAFGRSETVLQLSWCMGGAVGLLLPPTYWIGFLVVTLLLAVGLTQTFLVQRGGSLLPGLGGNRPLRPEPTGSFPAPGPARGRR
- a CDS encoding DUF2771 family protein; translated protein: MRRSRVVAVLAAGGFAVAGCSAPGPAEVTFYADGHTINVAPIGNCDIKSGVCAANPGATGKLKVRPGRSVQISVPKEIAETPWKVTVQYVNGKGEPQPLKEDIITSRDRYAYTATPPAKDDQIVVVEIAQASVVSRTGDPNDAEAVTTALWSLQVQPA
- a CDS encoding TetR/AcrR family transcriptional regulator, with the protein product MTSFTERTKATLRETLLDAAADLLPDRGHQGLRMADVAAKAGVSRQTVYNEFGSKAALTQAVALRVAAEFLDGIRCRFEDAESLLTGIRGAVVYTIEHARENRLIAAALGTEAGEDLLPLLTSRGEPILTASAELATQQYLALEPRLTPESAALLAETVVRLSLSHLVLPTHSAPEAAESILAVLAPAIDRFVHNGVKREGQS
- a CDS encoding HAD family hydrolase — encoded protein: MGITVGFDLDMTLIDPRPGMVAAMNALGKKSGLPFDGEAFASNLGPPLDQALRDFGAPEDRIPELIWQFRELYPETVVPSTVALPGAAEALHAVRAAGGRTLVVTGKYGPNAQMHLDALGMRVDALVGELWSTQKAAALLEHDARAYVGDHLGDVRGARAASAVSVAVATGPCTREELAAEGADVVFDSLVEFPEWFARTFVETAV
- a CDS encoding DUF3027 domain-containing protein, encoding MTLLLTLDDGSLHRKLADAVEVAREAVLAEAPADQVGEHVGVEREDAVSASHLFEASVPGYGGWRWSVTVAVAGPDEPVTVSELVLQPGPEALVAPAWVPWEQRVRAGDLGVGDLFPADKDDPRLSPAYLQSDDPAVEEAAMEVGLGRVHVLSRYGRLDAAARWHSGEFGPRSDMARSAPATCGTCGFFVPLAGSLRGSFGACTNDIAPADGHVVDVAYGCGAHSEVRVEVTSSVPVAELVYDDSLIDFTPAPEPAPEPSAVADPAVVEEAAAAAAEETAEVAVVEPETAAEVAVEEAAEAAADVASDEVERVAEDPVEGADVVESGAEEPVASVDTAQPVAEEPVADVAEASAAGTAVDVVVEAVAPEAAEEGTAPEQGDADGSDVLR
- a CDS encoding glutaminyl-peptide cyclotransferase, which encodes MRTRIVWPLVAAAVLGGCAGTQAVPAQPEQLAVQVLGTLPHDSTAFTEGLEYSGTTLYESRGLEGKSALTAGPAGGTPAKQVTVPSPLFAEGITVLGPKLWQLTWRDGIAIERDSQTLAELRRVRYDGEGWGLCHQPNGRLVMSNGSSSLTFRDPQTFAVTGSVEVGQDQLNELECVGDTVYANVWQTDTILRIDANTGRITAKIDASGLRKPARPGEDVLNGIAAIPGTDEFLLTGKLWQSSFRVKFVPENQRTGT